From Mytilus edulis chromosome 8, xbMytEdul2.2, whole genome shotgun sequence, one genomic window encodes:
- the LOC139485359 gene encoding UPF0547 protein C16orf87 homolog, producing MVRGNFRRKSLDRQAIVKTCPNCEKQIPVACKTCGCGHKFITKSRANSTPSVKTEDEDSSSVKIRRTERTRRERPDYFNPLLLENAVKRPRKKSQPSTTTPVKIEEPPSDEPPKKKRGRPKGAPNKPRSQLLDTNKLIKEESDYEEDKIENENEVEEEEEIDMYADMPQERMKQFSFILGDLNRKFLGQGTQPR from the exons ATGGTTCGAGGAAATTTTAGACGGAAAAGTTTAGACAGACAAGctattgttaaaacatgtccaaATTGTGAAAAACAG ATTCCTGTGGCATGTAAAACATGTGGTTGTGGTCATAAATTCATCACTAAAAGTAGAGCAAACTCAACACCAAGTGTGAAAACTGAAG ATGAAGATAGTAGTAGTGTAAAGATCAGAAGAACAGAGAGAACAAGAAGAGAAAGACCAGATTATTTCAATCCACTTTTACTAGAAAATGCTGTTAAAAGACCTAGGAAAAAG TCACAGCCTTCAACAACTACACCAGTAAAGATAGAAGAACCACCTTCAGATGAACCCCCTAAAAAGAAACGTGGAAGACCCAAAGGTGCCCCAAATAAACCAAGAAGTCAATTATTAGATACaaataaattgataaaagaaGAATCAGATTATGAAGaggataaaattgaaaatgaaaatgaagtagAAGAAG AGGAGGAGATAGACATGTATGCAGATATGCCACAGGAAAGAATGAAACAATTCAGTTTTATATTGGGTGATCTAAACAGGAAGTTTCTTGGTCAAGGAACACAACCAagatga